Proteins found in one Labrenzia sp. VG12 genomic segment:
- a CDS encoding FtsW/RodA/SpoVE family cell cycle protein: MVSRADRSKFAEWLWTVDHYLLAAFGLLLVAGVVFAFAASPPVAERIGVGSLYFVKRQAMFVVPALAIMLAASLMTPRMVRRAALVVFAISVFLLIATLFMGFETKGARRWIYVAGVSVQASEFLKPAFVILIAFLLSESGRRREIPGVLFAFVLFAICAALLIAQPDFGQTMLLGLVWAGLFFLNGISWLIIVALGLIGIVGLFAAYAFLPHVTTRVDRFMDPSKGDTYQIDAAIDSFLSGGWFGQGPGEGTVKRVLPDSHADFVFAVVGEEFGILICLLLVAVFAFIVLRGLKHASRDQDAFSRLATAGLVVLFGLQATINLAVNLHLMPSKGMTLPFISYGGSSLLSSAMTAGAILALTRRRPQPSRGDVVTVSRLSPSSLM, encoded by the coding sequence ATGGTGTCACGCGCCGATCGCAGCAAATTCGCCGAATGGCTTTGGACCGTCGATCATTACCTGCTCGCCGCGTTCGGGCTTCTGCTCGTTGCAGGCGTGGTCTTCGCCTTCGCCGCCAGCCCGCCGGTGGCCGAACGGATCGGCGTCGGATCGCTCTATTTCGTCAAGCGGCAGGCAATGTTCGTTGTACCGGCACTGGCCATCATGCTGGCTGCCTCGCTTATGACGCCACGCATGGTGCGCCGGGCCGCGCTGGTCGTTTTCGCCATATCGGTCTTCCTGCTGATCGCGACCCTTTTCATGGGGTTCGAAACCAAGGGCGCAAGGCGCTGGATCTATGTGGCGGGTGTCTCTGTCCAGGCCTCGGAATTCCTGAAACCGGCCTTTGTGATCCTGATCGCGTTCCTGCTGTCTGAGAGCGGGCGTCGCCGGGAAATACCAGGTGTCCTGTTTGCCTTCGTGCTGTTTGCGATCTGCGCCGCTCTGCTGATCGCCCAACCTGATTTCGGTCAGACCATGCTGCTCGGGCTGGTCTGGGCCGGGCTCTTCTTTCTCAACGGCATTTCCTGGCTGATCATCGTGGCGCTCGGATTGATCGGTATCGTCGGGCTCTTTGCGGCTTACGCCTTCCTCCCGCACGTGACGACACGTGTCGACAGGTTCATGGATCCGAGCAAGGGGGACACCTACCAGATTGACGCGGCAATCGACTCCTTCCTGTCCGGGGGCTGGTTCGGACAGGGGCCGGGCGAGGGGACCGTCAAACGGGTGTTGCCGGACAGCCATGCCGACTTTGTCTTTGCCGTTGTCGGCGAAGAATTCGGAATTCTCATCTGCCTGCTGCTGGTGGCTGTCTTTGCCTTTATCGTGCTGCGCGGTCTGAAACATGCCAGCCGCGACCAGGACGCGTTCAGCCGTCTGGCCACTGCAGGTCTTGTTGTTCTGTTCGGTTTGCAGGCCACCATCAACCTGGCCGTGAACCTTCACCTGATGCCGTCCAAGGGCATGACACTGCCATTCATTTCCTATGGCGGTTCATCGCTTCTGTCCTCGGCCATGACGGCCGGTGCCATTCTGGCGCTCACGCGCAGGCGGCCACAGCCGTCGCGCGGAGACGTTGTCACCGTCAGCCGGTTGTCGCCCTCGTCCCTAATGTAA
- the murD gene encoding UDP-N-acetylmuramoyl-L-alanine--D-glutamate ligase produces the protein MIPVTTFMSQKVALFGLGGSGLATARALRAGGADVVCFDDNADRVAEAAAEGLTTGDLRELDWTEVAALVLAPGVPLTHPVPHWSVDLARDAGVEIIGDVELFCRERRNLCPSAPLIAITGTNGKSTTTALVTHLLKEMGLDVQMGGNIGTPVLDLELPQPGRHYVIECSSYQIDLAPTLDPTVGVHMNLSPDHLDRHGSMENYAAIKERLVAGAKVAVVGVDDRLSSDIADRLDMARKPVCRIAGERELTDGIYAHRGKLIEAHDGAQNVVALLGGIDSLRGDHNGQNAAAAFAALRALELPADRISYAMKSFPGLHHRMEVVSKQGRVLFINDSKATNADAAARALSSFDRIYWIAGGRAKSGGISSLDEYFPKIAKAFLIGEAARDFAKTLEDRVPHTISGTLTQAVKDAAAEAAEDGAEEIAILLSPACASFDQFPNFELRGAAFVDAVRALPDAGNTQEEVA, from the coding sequence CGCCCTTTTCGGACTTGGCGGGTCCGGGCTCGCGACCGCACGGGCGCTTCGCGCCGGTGGGGCCGATGTGGTGTGTTTCGACGACAATGCCGACCGGGTTGCCGAGGCGGCTGCCGAAGGGCTCACGACCGGTGACTTGAGGGAACTCGACTGGACCGAGGTTGCCGCGCTGGTGCTCGCGCCTGGCGTGCCGCTGACCCATCCCGTTCCGCACTGGTCTGTCGATCTGGCCCGGGATGCAGGCGTCGAAATCATCGGCGATGTGGAGCTATTCTGCCGGGAGCGGCGCAATCTCTGCCCGTCTGCGCCCCTGATCGCGATCACCGGCACGAACGGCAAGTCGACCACGACCGCGCTTGTGACGCATCTCCTGAAGGAGATGGGACTTGATGTTCAGATGGGCGGCAACATCGGAACGCCCGTCCTGGACCTCGAGCTGCCGCAGCCCGGACGTCACTATGTGATCGAGTGCTCGTCCTACCAGATCGACCTGGCGCCGACGCTCGATCCGACGGTCGGCGTGCACATGAACCTGTCGCCGGACCATCTCGACCGGCACGGCTCAATGGAAAACTATGCAGCGATCAAGGAACGGCTGGTCGCAGGAGCCAAGGTCGCTGTGGTGGGCGTTGACGACCGGCTGTCCTCCGACATTGCCGACCGGCTCGACATGGCGCGCAAACCTGTCTGCCGCATTGCCGGCGAACGGGAGCTTACGGACGGCATTTACGCTCATAGAGGAAAACTGATCGAAGCCCATGACGGCGCGCAGAACGTAGTCGCCCTGCTCGGTGGTATCGACAGTCTGCGGGGCGATCACAACGGCCAGAACGCGGCGGCTGCCTTTGCTGCGCTGAGAGCGCTTGAGCTTCCGGCCGACAGGATTTCCTACGCCATGAAATCCTTTCCCGGCCTGCACCACAGGATGGAAGTCGTGTCGAAGCAGGGGCGGGTGCTGTTCATCAACGATTCCAAGGCAACCAATGCGGACGCCGCGGCACGGGCCCTGTCGAGCTTTGACCGGATCTACTGGATTGCCGGAGGCCGGGCCAAATCCGGCGGCATCTCGTCTCTCGACGAGTATTTCCCGAAGATCGCAAAGGCATTCCTGATTGGCGAGGCAGCCAGGGATTTCGCCAAGACACTGGAAGACCGGGTGCCGCACACGATCAGCGGAACGCTGACGCAGGCCGTCAAGGATGCGGCCGCGGAGGCGGCGGAAGACGGGGCAGAGGAAATCGCCATACTTTTGTCGCCGGCCTGTGCGAGCTTTGATCAATTCCCGAACTTCGAATTGCGGGGCGCTGCTTTTGTAGACGCGGTGCGTGCCTTGCCTGACGCTGGAAACACTCAGGAGGAGGTTGCGTAA
- the murG gene encoding undecaprenyldiphospho-muramoylpentapeptide beta-N-acetylglucosaminyltransferase — translation MSKTVLLTAGGTGGHLFPAQALASELIRRGWTVELATDERADKYGSAFPARDVHIIASETIRGRNPIAIAKTALKLLWGTVQARKVIKSLKPDVVAGFGGYPTFPPMFAARLTGTPSILHEANGVMGRANKMLAKGVTAIATSVPMDELPGDLKSKLTETGNPVRDAVIDASEIFYSVPDSIGPFRLLVFGGSQGARFFSDLVPPAVEKLPEDKRKRLQIVQQCRPEDMERVQEVYDNLGVQAECAPFFQDMPQRIAHSHLVLCRSGASSVSELSVLGRPSILVPLPGAIDQDQAANAKVLEKVGGAWPIRQVDLFPERLAKELVRFMETPEMLKDAAKNARGVGRPDAVKRLADLVEEVANSKGERP, via the coding sequence ATGAGCAAAACAGTTTTATTGACGGCCGGCGGTACCGGCGGCCACTTGTTTCCCGCACAGGCTCTTGCCAGTGAACTAATCCGGCGTGGCTGGACCGTCGAACTGGCGACAGACGAGCGGGCAGACAAATATGGCAGCGCCTTTCCGGCCAGAGACGTTCATATCATCGCCTCGGAAACCATTCGGGGCCGTAACCCGATTGCCATTGCCAAGACAGCCCTGAAACTGCTTTGGGGCACGGTCCAGGCGCGCAAGGTCATCAAATCGCTCAAGCCGGATGTTGTCGCCGGTTTCGGTGGCTATCCGACGTTCCCACCGATGTTTGCGGCGCGGCTGACGGGGACGCCATCCATTCTGCATGAAGCAAACGGCGTCATGGGCCGGGCCAACAAGATGCTGGCCAAGGGCGTGACGGCGATTGCCACCAGCGTGCCGATGGATGAATTGCCGGGAGACCTGAAGTCCAAGCTCACCGAGACCGGTAATCCGGTGCGCGATGCGGTCATCGATGCCTCAGAAATCTTCTATTCCGTTCCCGATTCAATTGGTCCGTTCAGACTGCTGGTCTTTGGCGGTTCCCAGGGCGCGCGCTTTTTCTCCGATCTTGTTCCGCCGGCGGTCGAAAAGCTGCCGGAGGACAAACGCAAGCGGCTTCAGATTGTGCAGCAATGCCGGCCGGAGGATATGGAACGGGTCCAGGAAGTCTATGACAATCTGGGCGTTCAGGCCGAATGCGCGCCGTTCTTTCAGGACATGCCCCAGCGCATCGCGCATTCCCATCTGGTGCTCTGCCGCTCCGGAGCGTCGTCCGTGAGCGAGCTCAGCGTGCTTGGACGACCGTCCATCCTGGTGCCGCTGCCGGGCGCTATCGATCAGGATCAGGCCGCCAATGCCAAGGTGCTGGAGAAAGTTGGCGGGGCCTGGCCGATCCGTCAGGTGGATCTTTTCCCGGAGCGTCTCGCAAAGGAGCTCGTCCGTTTCATGGAAACCCCGGAGATGCTGAAAGACGCCGCCAAAAATGCTCGTGGTGTCGGACGGCCTGATGCGGTGAAGCGTCTTGCGGATCTGGTCGAGGAAGTTGCCAATTCAAAAGGAGAACGGCCATGA